The DNA window TCGGACAGGATATCGCCGAACAGGTTCTCGGTCAGGATCACGTCGAAATCGGTCGGCGCGCTGACCAGCCGCATCGCCGCCGCATCGACCAGCATGTGGTCGAGCGTGACGTCGGGGTAATCGGTGGCCATGTCATCGACGACCGAGCGCCACAGGCGACTGGTGGCAAGGACGTTGGCCTTGTCGACCGAGGTCAGCTTGCCGCGCCGCCCGCGCGCCGCGTCGAACGCGATGCGGGCGATCCGTTCGACTTCGTCGCGCGAATAGCGGCAGGTGTCGAGCGCGGCCTCCGAGCCTTCCTCGCGGTCGCCGAAATAGAGCCCGCCGGTCAGCTCGCGCACGATCAGCAGGTCGCAACCCGTTACGCGTTCCGGGCGCAGCGGTGACAGGGCTTCGAGCCCTGGCATGATCGTGGCCGGGCGCAGATTGGCAAAGGTGCCGAGTTCACTGCGCATCGCCAGCAGCCCCTGTTCGGGCCGCACCGATCCGCCGGCCCATTTCGGTCCGCCGACCGCGCCAAGGATCACCGCATCGGCGGCAAGGCAGGCGGCTCTGGTTTCGGTGGGGAAAGGGTCGCCATGGCTATCGATCGCCGCGCCACCAAAGGCATGATGCTCGGCAGCGTAGGAGAAACCTTCTTGCTCCGAGACTTTGGCGAGCACCGCTTCGGCCGCACCGATCACCTCGGGGCCGACGCCGTCGCCGGGCAGGAACACGATCTTCGTCGTCATGCCGCTTCACTTTCGAACGCTGCGATTGCCGCGTCCTGCGACAGGAGATGGCCGAGCGGATCGATCCCTTCGAGCAGGCAGTGACGCGCAAAGGGCTCGACTTCGAAGGCGACGGTCGTCTCGTCCTCCATCACCAGCTGATTGCTCTCCAGGTCCACCGAAACCGTCGCGCCCGGTGACGCGAGCAGCCGGGCGTGGATGTCGGCGGGCACTTCCACCGGCAGCAATCCGTTCTTCACCGCATTGCTTTTGAAGATATCGGCAATGTCCGAGCTGACCACCACACGAAAACCGTAGTCGAGCAGCGCCCAGGGCGCATGTTCGCGGCTCGATCCGCAGCCGAAATTGGGGCCGGCGACAAGGATCTGCCGCTCACCGGGGCCGTCGGGCGGGAAGGGAGAACTGTTCTTCGGCGTCCCGTCGGCGGTGTAGCGCCAGTCGTAAAACGCCGCCTTGCCCAAACCGTCGCGCGCGGTGGTGGTCAAGAAGCGCGCGGGGATGATCTGGTCGGTGTCGATATTGGCCTGCGGCACGACAAGGGTGCGGGCGGTCAGCCGTTCGAAACGGTCACGCGACATCGCGCATCTCCTCCATGTATCGGCGTGGATCGGTGAGGTGTCCGGCGATCGCGCAGGCGGCGGCTGTGGCGGGCCCCGCGAGCACGGTGCGGACATCCTTGCCCTGACGGCCGATGAAGTTGCGGTTCGAGGTGGAAACGACGAGTTCTCCCGGCGCGCCCTGATCGCCGTTCATCGCGATGCACATCGAACAGCCCGGTTCGCGCCATTCGGCTCCGGCGGCGAGGAAGATGCGGTCGAGCCCCTCGGCCTCGGCATCGCGTCGGACCTGTTCTGAGCCCGGGACGACCAGTGCGACGACCCCGTCCGCCACCTTGCGGCCACGCATGACGCGGGCGGCTTCGCGCAAATCGGACAGGCGCGAATTGGTGCAGCTGCCGATGAACACGCGATCGACGGCGGTTTCGGCGAACGCCTGCCCGGGCTCGATCTGCATATAGTCGGCGGCGTCGCGCGCGCCTTGATCGTTGGAGGGCGGCGCAGCCTTGCCGACGGCGGCGGCGGCATCGGGCGAGACGCCGTAGGTGATCATGGGCTCGATCGCCGCGGCATCGAGCCGTGCTTCCTTGTCGAAAGTCGCATCCTCGTCGGAACGCAGCGTGCGCCAGTCGGCTATGGCAGCGTCCCAATCGGCTTCGGCGGGCGCGAATTCGCGGCCCTCGATCCATGCGAAGGTGGTTTCGTCGGGCGCGATCAGGCCCACCCGCGCCCCTGCCTCGATCGCCATGTTGCACAGCGTCATGCGCCCTTCCATCGACAGCGTGCGCACCGCTTCACCGGCGAATTCGATTGCGTGCCCCTGGCCGCCATTCGCGCCGATCGTCGCAAGCATGGCCAGCGCCATATCCTTCGCCCCGACGCCCGGTTGCAGGGCGCCATCGAAGGTCACGCGCATGGTCTTGGGTTTGCGCTGCAGCACGCATTGGGTGGCAAGGACATGGCCGACCTCGGTCGTCCCGATGCCGAAGGCGAGCGCGCCGAAAGCTCCGTGGGTGGAGGTGTGGCTGTCACCGCACACGATCGTCTTGCCCGGCAGGGTCAGGCCGAGCTCGGGTCCGATCACATGGACGATGCCGCGCCGCGTATCGCCCAGGTCGAGCAGCGGGATGCCATGCTGCGCGCAATTGGCCTGCAATTGCTCGACCTGCCGCGCGGCCGCTTCGGTGGCATAGGGCAGGGTGCCATCGGGGCGCGCGGGCAGGGTCGGCACCGAATGGTCGATGGTCGCCATCGTCAGGTCGGGGCGCCGCACCTTCAGCCCGCGCTCGGCAAGCACGGAAAAGGCCTGTGGGCTCGTCACTTCATGAACCAGATGCAGGTCGATATAGATCGTCGCCGGATGATCCTCGGTCTCGGACACGACAACGTGACGATCCCACAACCGATCGAACAGCGTGCGCGGCGAAGCGCGTTCGGATACGCGGTCCATGTCAGGCGGCTTCGCTGGCGTCGGCCTGCGACCGGGCGCGGCGATCGTAATTGTTGAACGCGGCGAGGAGCGCTTCGGCAGCGGCCACGATCACATCGGTGTTCGAGCTGCGCCCGGTGATGTAATCGCCATCGAGCGTCAGCCCGACTTCGATATCCATCTCGCGATTCAACTGGTGTGCGTCGATTGCGTCGAGCGTGCCTTCGACTTCTGCAGCAATGCAGAATGCATCGGTCAACGCCTCGAACGGCCCGGTGCCATGGCCGATCGTCGTCAGGCGTCCGCGCGTCTTGTGGTCGAGCACCAGCTTGGCGGTCGGGCGGTTCATCGCCTTCGTCCCGGTTCGCAATTCGGCGCGTACCAGATGCCAGGTCCAGATCGTGTCTCCGCCTGCCATCAATGCGATCAGATCGTTATCGGTCATTTCGCGCCTTTCATCTGCCATGGTTTTGAAGGTCTCGAAGACCTCCGCGAGTTGGTTGTCCCCGATCTCGTATCCCAGCGTGGCCAGGCGAGCGCGCAAGGCGTGCTTGCCGCTATGCTTGCCGAGGACGAGCGAGTTGGCGGGCATACCGATGTCTTCGGCCCGCATGATTTCGTAGGTTTCGCGATTGGCGAGCACACCGTGCTGGTGGATTCCCGCTTCGTGGGAGAACGCATTGCGCCCGATGATCGCC is part of the Alteriqipengyuania halimionae genome and encodes:
- the leuB gene encoding 3-isopropylmalate dehydrogenase: MTTKIVFLPGDGVGPEVIGAAEAVLAKVSEQEGFSYAAEHHAFGGAAIDSHGDPFPTETRAACLAADAVILGAVGGPKWAGGSVRPEQGLLAMRSELGTFANLRPATIMPGLEALSPLRPERVTGCDLLIVRELTGGLYFGDREEGSEAALDTCRYSRDEVERIARIAFDAARGRRGKLTSVDKANVLATSRLWRSVVDDMATDYPDVTLDHMLVDAAAMRLVSAPTDFDVILTENLFGDILSDQASAVAGSIGLAPSASLGSGKGGIFEPIHGSAPDIAGQGKANPVGTILSLAMALRHSLDQEAAAVRIETAVSKALADGHGTFDLGCSDSTKEMTAAICERL
- the leuD gene encoding 3-isopropylmalate dehydratase small subunit gives rise to the protein MSRDRFERLTARTLVVPQANIDTDQIIPARFLTTTARDGLGKAAFYDWRYTADGTPKNSSPFPPDGPGERQILVAGPNFGCGSSREHAPWALLDYGFRVVVSSDIADIFKSNAVKNGLLPVEVPADIHARLLASPGATVSVDLESNQLVMEDETTVAFEVEPFARHCLLEGIDPLGHLLSQDAAIAAFESEAA
- the leuC gene encoding 3-isopropylmalate dehydratase large subunit — encoded protein: MDRVSERASPRTLFDRLWDRHVVVSETEDHPATIYIDLHLVHEVTSPQAFSVLAERGLKVRRPDLTMATIDHSVPTLPARPDGTLPYATEAAARQVEQLQANCAQHGIPLLDLGDTRRGIVHVIGPELGLTLPGKTIVCGDSHTSTHGAFGALAFGIGTTEVGHVLATQCVLQRKPKTMRVTFDGALQPGVGAKDMALAMLATIGANGGQGHAIEFAGEAVRTLSMEGRMTLCNMAIEAGARVGLIAPDETTFAWIEGREFAPAEADWDAAIADWRTLRSDEDATFDKEARLDAAAIEPMITYGVSPDAAAAVGKAAPPSNDQGARDAADYMQIEPGQAFAETAVDRVFIGSCTNSRLSDLREAARVMRGRKVADGVVALVVPGSEQVRRDAEAEGLDRIFLAAGAEWREPGCSMCIAMNGDQGAPGELVVSTSNRNFIGRQGKDVRTVLAGPATAAACAIAGHLTDPRRYMEEMRDVA